The Corynebacterium poyangense genome includes a window with the following:
- a CDS encoding sigma-70 family RNA polymerase sigma factor, producing the protein MVADTEEQLGQWVPQAVSGDAAALNKVIRLIYPPVLRYTRARISGGVTPTPEDVAQDICFAVSTSIHSYVDRGRPFMAFVYGIAFNKVADAHRSLARDRLNPTEEVPETAVEHDTPEELAMISSGSNRVRLLLDSLSEKSRNILILRVFEGLSAEETAAIVGSTPGAVRVAQHRALATLRRQLDQEEEQ; encoded by the coding sequence GTGGTAGCTGATACAGAGGAGCAACTGGGACAATGGGTACCCCAGGCTGTTTCTGGTGACGCTGCAGCATTGAATAAGGTAATTCGACTAATTTATCCTCCGGTGTTGAGATACACGCGCGCCCGCATCAGTGGGGGTGTTACCCCGACGCCTGAAGATGTTGCGCAAGATATATGTTTTGCTGTTTCTACCTCTATTCACTCCTACGTAGATCGCGGACGCCCTTTTATGGCATTTGTCTACGGCATCGCTTTTAATAAGGTGGCAGATGCGCATCGATCTCTAGCTCGGGACCGTCTCAATCCCACCGAAGAGGTGCCAGAAACCGCTGTGGAACACGACACGCCAGAAGAATTAGCAATGATTTCTTCTGGAAGTAACAGAGTGCGCCTTCTTCTCGATTCATTGAGTGAGAAGTCAAGAAATATTCTCATCCTAAGAGTATTTGAAGGTTTAAGCGCAGAAGAGACAGCGGCCATCGTAGGGAGTACACCCGGTGCAGTACGGGTAGCCCAACACCGAGCCCTGGCTACTTTAAGGCGGCAGCTGGATCAAGAGGAGGAACAGTGA
- a CDS encoding KH domain-containing protein, whose translation MTKHRREGASWHRSHRPDPVAADDAFLTALSKGKDPSHGKDELAALLLELRAETHAPMPEVPGVGGDTAPEGSAEIIDFTARRRRGWLNHVSSALVGAAAATLLIAGSGALLYNVQPGSPLWGLSSKIFEDRAAVVELSGTLDDIDAAVDAGSSPTVLRELVAKARGSLERKDQNRQSVDPVSEPNRNAPVTVTVTAPAPPAGDPMTVTETVTRTTTQVVTPTKEPTPASSSTTSTSESNREAPLPEAAQSSSTGSPH comes from the coding sequence GTGACGAAGCATCGTAGAGAAGGTGCTAGCTGGCATCGGTCCCATCGGCCTGACCCGGTGGCTGCTGATGATGCGTTCCTCACCGCATTAAGCAAGGGGAAAGATCCCTCTCATGGCAAAGATGAACTTGCCGCTCTCTTATTAGAGCTACGAGCAGAGACTCACGCTCCTATGCCCGAGGTTCCAGGAGTTGGTGGGGATACTGCACCAGAAGGTAGTGCTGAGATTATTGACTTCACCGCCCGACGTCGCCGTGGATGGCTGAACCATGTTTCTAGCGCTTTAGTCGGGGCAGCAGCAGCAACACTCCTCATTGCTGGATCCGGCGCCCTGCTCTATAACGTCCAGCCGGGATCCCCCTTGTGGGGTCTATCCTCCAAGATTTTTGAGGATCGGGCTGCAGTCGTCGAACTTTCTGGAACTCTCGATGATATTGATGCCGCCGTAGATGCTGGCAGCAGCCCGACTGTGCTCAGGGAATTAGTGGCTAAAGCAAGGGGATCCCTAGAGCGGAAAGATCAAAACCGCCAAAGCGTCGATCCAGTTTCTGAGCCTAACCGGAATGCACCTGTGACAGTAACAGTCACTGCTCCTGCACCTCCGGCTGGAGATCCGATGACGGTCACAGAAACTGTAACCAGGACTACGACTCAGGTAGTGACTCCGACGAAAGAACCCACCCCGGCTTCGAGTAGTACGACCTCAACAAGTGAGAGCAATAGAGAGGCTCCTCTGCCCGAAGCCGCTCAAAGCAGTAGTACTGGTTCGCCTCATTAA
- the guaA gene encoding glutamine-hydrolyzing GMP synthase — MTQPDQSIQHRPVLVIDFGAQYAQLIARRVREARVYSEVIPHTATVAEIKEKNPVALILSGGPASVYAEGAPTLDPEILELGLPVFGICYGFQAMTHALGGTVSHTGNREYGRTDLDVLGGSLHQGFEHTHKVWMSHGDAVSQAPEGFEVTARTEGAPVAAFECPARRMAGVQYHPEVLHSPHGQEVLTRFLTEIAGVEQDWTAANIAEELIAAVKEQVGETGRAICGLSGGVDSAVAAALVQRAIGDRLTCVFVDHGLLRAGEREQVEKDFVAATGAKLVTMDEQQAFLAKLSGISEPEAKRKAIGAEFIRAFERAVAGVLEGQQVDFLVQGTLYPDVVESGGGAGTANIKSHHNVGGLPDDVEFTLVEPLRLLFKDEVRAVGRELGLPEVIVARQPFPGPGLGIRIIGEVTAERLEILRAADAIAREELTAAGLDDQIWQCPVVLLADVRSVGVQGDGRTYGHPLVLRPVASEDAMTADWVRVPHEVLEKISTRITNEVPEINRVVLDITSKPPATIEWE; from the coding sequence GTGACACAGCCTGACCAAAGTATTCAACATCGGCCCGTTCTGGTTATTGATTTCGGCGCCCAGTATGCGCAGCTCATTGCGCGTCGGGTGCGGGAAGCGCGAGTGTATTCGGAAGTTATTCCACATACCGCAACCGTGGCGGAGATAAAAGAAAAAAATCCGGTAGCTCTTATTCTTTCTGGTGGGCCAGCCTCTGTGTATGCAGAAGGTGCTCCCACCTTAGATCCGGAGATCTTGGAGCTAGGGTTACCGGTTTTCGGTATTTGTTATGGTTTCCAGGCCATGACCCATGCTCTGGGGGGAACTGTCTCCCACACCGGAAATCGGGAGTATGGACGTACTGACTTAGATGTTCTTGGCGGAAGCCTCCATCAAGGTTTCGAACACACCCATAAGGTGTGGATGAGCCATGGAGATGCGGTATCTCAAGCCCCGGAAGGATTTGAGGTTACTGCCCGGACTGAGGGTGCTCCGGTAGCGGCTTTTGAATGTCCCGCCCGACGCATGGCCGGAGTGCAATACCATCCTGAAGTGCTTCATTCCCCCCACGGGCAAGAAGTCCTGACCCGATTCTTAACCGAGATTGCCGGGGTAGAGCAAGATTGGACCGCAGCGAATATCGCTGAAGAACTTATCGCCGCGGTGAAGGAGCAAGTGGGAGAAACTGGCCGGGCAATTTGTGGACTGTCTGGAGGAGTAGACTCCGCCGTTGCCGCAGCCTTGGTGCAGCGCGCCATTGGTGATCGCTTGACTTGTGTCTTTGTGGATCATGGTTTGTTGCGCGCCGGAGAACGAGAGCAAGTTGAAAAAGACTTTGTGGCTGCTACGGGCGCAAAACTTGTCACTATGGATGAGCAGCAGGCATTTTTAGCTAAGCTGTCCGGGATCAGCGAACCGGAGGCTAAGCGCAAAGCCATCGGGGCGGAGTTTATTCGCGCCTTTGAACGCGCTGTGGCTGGGGTGCTTGAAGGCCAACAGGTAGATTTCCTTGTTCAAGGAACCTTGTACCCAGATGTTGTGGAATCTGGTGGAGGAGCTGGAACTGCCAATATCAAGAGCCACCACAATGTTGGCGGCTTGCCTGATGATGTGGAATTTACCCTGGTAGAGCCGCTCCGTCTGCTCTTCAAAGATGAGGTGCGAGCCGTCGGGCGTGAGCTAGGTTTGCCAGAGGTCATTGTGGCTCGTCAACCTTTCCCTGGCCCTGGACTTGGAATCCGCATTATCGGAGAAGTCACTGCTGAGCGGTTAGAGATCTTAAGGGCTGCTGATGCTATTGCTCGAGAAGAGCTCACCGCTGCGGGTCTTGATGATCAGATTTGGCAGTGCCCCGTGGTGCTATTAGCTGATGTTCGTTCCGTCGGCGTGCAAGGTGATGGCCGCACCTATGGACATCCTCTTGTCCTACGCCCGGTCGCCAGTGAAGACGCTATGACTGCCGACTGGGTGCGGGTTCCCCATGAGGTATTAGAGAAAATCTCCACCCGGATCACCAATGAGGTGCCGGAGATTAATCGGGTGGTGCTAGATATTACGTCTAAACCTCCGGCAACTATTGAGTGGGAATAG
- a CDS encoding CocE/NonD family hydrolase, whose product MRYISSFPFQTKIIHDWIPLSDGTKLWYKAWLPITSQPVPAILEYLPYRAGDWTAPRDHERHPFYAGHGYASIRVDIRGHGNSEGVPGDEYDAQELADGVEVIHWIAEQPWCTGKVGMFGISWGGFNSLQLAALQPPPLKAIVTTCSTDDRYDNDVHYFGGSLLGVDMHAWAATMLAFESRPPDIAVWGDAWLDQWIYRLNRMEPFIDTWLSHQTRDSYWQHGSVCEDYSALNAAVLAVGGWCDPYRDTVLRLCHHLSALDKPVRGIIGPWAHQYPDRDLRPGPHIDFLKETLRWWDYWLKNEDNGALDTPLLHTWITDSLPPAPAYDCLPGRWVATAQWPSDSISTSLWELSTAHLSPLSSRSSEGIRIRTPQHCGSCAGRYFPFGNDADLPIDQRYDDGLSTLFDFPLDTDLEILGNCRLHLNVCSETTRGQIYVRLCDVAPDGSSTLITRGNLNFSSREGRDKAIPMPPHQWVNVEVPLTGIGYRIPAGHVLRVALSTAYWPWIWPQPECGDLLIDPYTSAVEMSLRNVPAAAELPAPEFDSPVQAEPLAVSYPESTGAGSQRPERLISHDIAAQETFIQVDPAYGGTRIYPDGLHFEEDSVERYWIRWDDPLSARTQSQWSIRLSRPDHGWLARLTADTEIRCDAENFYTLSRVHCWAGDEEVFHKTWERTIPRQVS is encoded by the coding sequence ATGCGCTATATCTCTTCATTCCCGTTTCAAACTAAAATCATTCACGATTGGATTCCCCTCTCAGACGGAACCAAACTTTGGTATAAAGCTTGGCTTCCGATCACTTCTCAACCAGTCCCCGCCATCCTGGAGTATCTCCCGTATCGTGCCGGTGATTGGACTGCTCCCCGTGACCATGAACGTCATCCCTTTTATGCTGGTCACGGCTATGCGTCAATTCGCGTTGACATCCGTGGACATGGTAATTCCGAAGGTGTTCCTGGGGATGAATATGATGCCCAAGAACTTGCTGATGGCGTCGAGGTTATCCACTGGATTGCGGAACAACCGTGGTGCACCGGGAAAGTCGGCATGTTCGGCATAAGTTGGGGTGGATTCAATTCCCTGCAATTAGCTGCCCTACAGCCACCACCTCTTAAAGCCATAGTAACTACCTGTTCCACCGATGACCGCTATGACAATGACGTCCATTATTTCGGCGGTTCCCTCTTAGGGGTAGATATGCACGCCTGGGCAGCCACCATGTTGGCCTTTGAATCCCGCCCACCAGACATCGCAGTGTGGGGGGATGCTTGGTTAGATCAATGGATCTATCGACTCAACCGAATGGAGCCTTTTATTGATACCTGGCTAAGCCATCAAACGCGTGATTCCTATTGGCAACATGGATCAGTATGTGAGGACTATTCCGCCCTCAACGCGGCTGTCCTCGCGGTTGGCGGCTGGTGTGACCCCTACCGAGACACCGTATTAAGGCTGTGTCACCATCTTTCTGCGCTCGATAAACCCGTCCGCGGAATCATTGGGCCGTGGGCACATCAATACCCAGACCGAGACCTGCGCCCCGGACCTCATATTGATTTCCTCAAAGAAACCCTCAGGTGGTGGGATTATTGGCTGAAAAATGAGGATAATGGCGCGTTAGATACGCCGCTATTGCACACGTGGATCACTGATTCTCTCCCGCCAGCTCCCGCCTATGATTGTTTACCTGGCCGATGGGTAGCCACCGCCCAGTGGCCGTCGGACTCTATTAGTACCTCCCTATGGGAGCTGTCTACGGCACACCTGAGTCCGTTGAGTTCCCGCAGCTCCGAGGGAATCAGGATCCGCACACCTCAGCACTGTGGTAGTTGCGCTGGACGCTACTTCCCTTTCGGAAATGATGCCGACCTCCCCATTGATCAGCGCTATGATGATGGTCTTTCTACCCTCTTTGACTTCCCCCTGGATACTGACCTGGAGATACTAGGAAATTGTCGGCTCCATCTCAACGTGTGCTCCGAAACTACCCGCGGCCAAATTTATGTGCGCCTATGCGATGTTGCACCCGACGGCAGCTCCACGCTCATTACCCGCGGAAACCTCAATTTCAGTTCCCGTGAGGGACGGGACAAAGCTATCCCCATGCCTCCCCATCAATGGGTGAACGTAGAAGTTCCGCTGACGGGGATTGGTTATCGAATCCCTGCCGGACATGTCCTCCGGGTTGCTCTTTCCACTGCCTACTGGCCATGGATTTGGCCACAACCAGAATGCGGGGATCTGCTCATAGATCCATATACCTCTGCTGTGGAGATGAGTCTTCGTAACGTTCCAGCAGCAGCTGAGCTTCCCGCGCCGGAATTTGATTCTCCGGTCCAGGCTGAACCCTTAGCAGTGTCCTATCCAGAATCTACCGGCGCTGGTTCTCAGCGACCTGAGCGGCTCATCAGTCACGATATAGCGGCCCAGGAAACGTTTATTCAAGTTGATCCGGCCTATGGCGGTACTCGGATTTACCCTGATGGGCTCCACTTTGAAGAGGACTCAGTGGAACGTTATTGGATTCGGTGGGATGATCCACTTAGTGCCCGTACCCAATCACAATGGTCAATCCGCCTCTCCCGCCCCGATCACGGCTGGCTGGCTCGCTTAACCGCAGATACTGAGATTCGCTGTGATGCCGAAAATTTCTACACCCTCTCCCGCGTTCATTGCTGGGCTGGGGATGAGGAAGTTTTCCACAAAACCTGGGAAAGAACCATTCCTCGACAGGTGTCCTAA
- a CDS encoding GuaB3 family IMP dehydrogenase-related protein: MRDYVEIGIGRQARRSYRLSQIGIVPSRRTRSSAEVDTTWHIDAYTFDIPVASHPTDALADPDFIIAMDRQGGLGVINAEGLWGRHRDLQAAYQEITKAAQRGEAIQTLQELHSAALDVDLLSERIRYVRDSGATVAVRVSPQNARELAPHVIKAGAEILFIQGTVISAEHVSRDGEPLNLKEFIGSLDIPVIAGGVSDYTTALHLMRSGAAGVIVGGGSHTNDLALGLESPMATAIADVAAARRDYLDETEGRYVHVIADGEIYTSGDVAKAIACGADAVILGEVLAPAQETPAEGWYWQAAAAHPRFPRGFVLASRALEISDQGCETVDRPSLAHILHGPSTQVWGGENIVGGLRRAMAKCGFTDLKRFQKVDLNIISDLS; encoded by the coding sequence ATGCGTGATTATGTTGAAATTGGGATTGGACGCCAAGCTCGCCGCTCTTATCGGTTGTCACAAATTGGAATTGTGCCGTCCCGGCGCACTCGATCTTCAGCAGAAGTAGACACCACTTGGCATATCGACGCCTACACCTTTGATATTCCGGTGGCTTCCCACCCTACGGATGCGCTCGCTGACCCCGATTTCATTATTGCCATGGACCGCCAAGGCGGGTTGGGGGTTATTAACGCGGAAGGTTTGTGGGGCCGTCACCGCGATCTTCAAGCTGCCTACCAGGAGATTACTAAGGCTGCCCAGCGAGGAGAAGCCATCCAAACCTTGCAGGAGCTACACTCCGCTGCACTAGACGTTGACCTTTTAAGCGAACGCATTCGCTACGTTAGGGATTCCGGGGCAACGGTAGCCGTGCGCGTTTCTCCCCAGAATGCTCGGGAACTAGCGCCCCACGTTATTAAAGCCGGGGCAGAGATTCTTTTTATCCAAGGCACCGTCATCTCAGCAGAGCACGTCAGTCGTGATGGAGAACCGCTGAACCTGAAAGAATTCATCGGATCCCTTGATATCCCGGTGATCGCCGGCGGGGTCAGTGATTACACTACAGCCTTACACCTCATGCGAAGCGGTGCAGCGGGTGTGATTGTAGGCGGCGGTTCGCATACAAATGATTTGGCATTGGGATTAGAGTCACCCATGGCAACAGCTATTGCTGATGTTGCTGCAGCCCGGCGTGATTACCTCGATGAAACCGAAGGCCGCTACGTTCACGTCATCGCCGACGGTGAGATTTACACCTCAGGAGATGTGGCCAAAGCTATTGCTTGCGGTGCTGACGCCGTTATTTTGGGCGAAGTACTTGCTCCCGCTCAAGAAACCCCCGCTGAAGGGTGGTACTGGCAAGCAGCAGCAGCCCATCCGCGTTTCCCCCGTGGGTTTGTGCTCGCAAGCCGCGCACTAGAGATCAGCGATCAAGGTTGTGAAACTGTGGATCGCCCCAGCCTTGCCCATATTCTGCACGGCCCCTCCACCCAAGTCTGGGGTGGGGAAAATATTGTCGGTGGTTTGCGCAGAGCCATGGCAAAGTGCGGCTTCACAGATTTGAAACGTTTCCAGAAAGTGGATCTGAACATTATTTCCGACCTCTCGTAA
- a CDS encoding PspC domain-containing protein — protein sequence MNTNHPSAQPNRSWDTRMKDLWATRPYRLPDEEGGNAIFAGVCEGIAVRYQVDPTLIRVLLALISIFGLGSGFFIYFLCYLIFPLPSTKRSPWEDILDGHGSFGAWAALILLVLVSLGSAGSSAVLSLVAMLILFWFLYERQPYPPTSPGSEAAISSDVPLSGDPHHRTPPAWDPLGTAPFAWDLPEPGPRPEEGQSPSSHRKLWKIILGAAAVVGIVTVGLGSLIFSWNVAHHFSPSLGDQTITVNQVDGLASHYESSVGDLSLDLTNLPALDKDTTITIKSGVGDVDLYLPKTVPVEVNCAGGIGDRECGVFPAQDASNSAKLTVDLHSAVGDFSVHPPQS from the coding sequence ATGAACACCAATCATCCTTCCGCTCAGCCCAATCGTTCCTGGGATACCAGGATGAAAGATCTCTGGGCTACGCGCCCTTATCGACTACCCGACGAAGAAGGCGGTAACGCGATATTCGCCGGCGTCTGCGAAGGCATTGCCGTGCGTTACCAGGTTGATCCCACCCTGATCCGCGTTCTCCTTGCCCTTATCTCCATATTTGGCCTGGGCTCGGGTTTCTTTATTTACTTCCTCTGTTACTTGATATTCCCTCTTCCCAGCACCAAACGTTCCCCCTGGGAAGACATCCTCGATGGTCACGGTTCATTCGGCGCCTGGGCAGCGCTTATTCTCCTGGTGCTGGTATCTCTAGGATCAGCGGGCAGTAGCGCCGTTTTAAGCCTGGTGGCCATGCTTATTTTGTTTTGGTTTCTCTATGAACGCCAGCCCTATCCTCCTACGTCCCCAGGATCAGAGGCAGCTATTAGCTCCGACGTCCCGCTAAGCGGAGATCCACACCACCGCACTCCCCCAGCGTGGGATCCCTTAGGAACTGCTCCTTTTGCTTGGGATCTTCCGGAACCTGGACCCCGGCCGGAGGAGGGTCAGTCTCCCTCTTCTCACCGGAAACTCTGGAAAATTATTCTCGGGGCCGCGGCTGTGGTGGGAATCGTGACAGTAGGCTTAGGCTCCTTGATCTTTAGCTGGAACGTAGCTCATCACTTCAGCCCCTCACTCGGGGATCAAACTATCACCGTAAACCAGGTAGATGGTTTAGCATCTCACTATGAATCGTCTGTTGGTGATTTGAGCCTGGATCTCACTAACCTCCCAGCCTTGGATAAAGACACCACCATCACCATCAAGTCTGGGGTTGGTGACGTGGACTTATACCTTCCCAAAACAGTCCCCGTCGAGGTGAACTGCGCAGGCGGGATCGGCGATAGGGAATGTGGAGTATTCCCCGCCCAGGATGCGAGTAACAGCGCTAAACTCACCGTCGACCTTCATTCCGCAGTGGGTGACTTCTCCGTTCACCCACCACAGTCCTAG
- a CDS encoding DUF5319 family protein has product MIEDDDAGEFLPMDVEETRKQVEMSLDYAYQCLKILAPMGIRGVSAWCESCEIEHYYDWDIVIRNLKDNLAGQPASPHEPAVDVDPSDYRTWDYCCGFIDGCSQR; this is encoded by the coding sequence TTGATAGAAGATGATGACGCCGGTGAGTTCCTCCCCATGGATGTTGAGGAAACACGTAAGCAGGTGGAAATGAGTTTGGACTATGCCTACCAGTGTCTAAAGATTCTTGCCCCCATGGGGATCCGAGGAGTTTCCGCCTGGTGCGAGTCCTGCGAAATTGAACATTACTATGATTGGGATATCGTAATCCGCAATCTTAAGGATAACTTGGCAGGCCAACCGGCTTCCCCGCACGAACCTGCCGTCGATGTCGACCCTTCTGACTATCGGACCTGGGACTATTGCTGCGGTTTCATTGACGGCTGTTCACAAAGATAA
- a CDS encoding WhiB family transcriptional regulator, translating to MTLHQHLPGPTAELWEWQLFGACRGAESEVFYHPEGERGRARLQRERRAKAICHTCPVLLECRRHALETQEPYGVWGGLGENERHALIRGI from the coding sequence ATGACACTCCATCAGCACCTCCCCGGCCCTACAGCTGAGCTGTGGGAATGGCAACTCTTCGGCGCCTGCCGAGGGGCTGAATCAGAGGTGTTTTATCACCCCGAAGGAGAACGTGGACGCGCCCGCCTCCAACGAGAGCGCCGTGCAAAAGCGATTTGCCACACCTGCCCAGTACTTCTGGAATGCCGTCGCCACGCCCTCGAAACTCAGGAACCCTATGGGGTGTGGGGCGGATTAGGCGAAAATGAACGCCATGCCCTCATCCGGGGGATTTAG
- a CDS encoding peptide MFS transporter, whose protein sequence is MSLSPPSSPVPSEKSEAPHSFLGHPPGLATLFGLELWERFSYLGFQAILALYFADAIAHGGLGYSQSTASSVVAAYGALVYLLAIAGAWVADRITGTYRAVLWGGVIIAAGHVFMGIPRESATWIGLGLIILGTGLLKPNVSTMVGQLYDKADRRRDAGFSIYYSGINIGAFLGPLVAGFLGQNYNWHYGFSVAAVGMFLGLTQYVLGRRRLAESSHTTPMKPRFHPGRHFYLVLTLVVLSILAGFIFGTQEKDGLAILVNIISAITAIVPIFFLGVIFFSEKVTSEERRNLGPYSLLLIALVLYNLLYFQTGNTLNFLALEHTRNSLAGFNYPSTWYISLTAIIEIALGPVLAGIWVKLGSRQPHAAAKVGLGAALGGAGFLIIAAGAWFSGGDVLIPALWMVACYVFLGVGDLVLQTSGMSATTKLAPRAFASQTMALWFAAMALAQGIQAQIVKTFDAAQAPLFFGSQGAVVVSYGVLLMLLSPWLRRRMTAIS, encoded by the coding sequence ATGTCACTATCACCGCCATCTTCCCCCGTTCCCTCCGAAAAATCCGAAGCTCCCCACTCGTTTCTGGGGCATCCACCGGGCTTAGCAACCCTTTTTGGCTTGGAACTTTGGGAAAGATTTTCCTATCTTGGGTTCCAGGCAATCTTGGCCCTCTACTTCGCCGACGCTATCGCTCATGGCGGCCTCGGCTACTCCCAAAGCACTGCCTCATCGGTTGTCGCCGCTTATGGTGCATTAGTTTATTTATTGGCTATTGCTGGGGCTTGGGTAGCAGATCGAATCACTGGCACCTATCGCGCCGTCCTCTGGGGTGGAGTCATTATCGCTGCCGGCCACGTCTTTATGGGAATCCCTAGAGAATCAGCAACGTGGATTGGCTTAGGTCTTATTATCCTAGGCACCGGTCTTCTTAAGCCAAATGTTTCTACCATGGTCGGCCAGCTTTATGACAAAGCAGACCGACGACGAGACGCCGGATTTTCTATCTACTACTCCGGCATCAATATCGGCGCTTTCCTCGGTCCATTAGTAGCTGGATTTTTAGGCCAAAACTACAATTGGCATTATGGCTTTAGCGTCGCCGCAGTAGGCATGTTCCTAGGACTTACCCAATACGTATTGGGTCGCCGCCGCCTCGCCGAGAGTAGTCACACTACCCCGATGAAACCTCGCTTCCACCCAGGTCGGCACTTTTATCTTGTCCTCACACTTGTAGTTCTTAGCATTCTGGCTGGGTTTATTTTTGGCACGCAGGAAAAAGATGGGTTGGCGATACTTGTTAATATTATTAGCGCTATTACCGCTATTGTTCCTATTTTCTTTCTCGGAGTAATTTTCTTTTCCGAAAAAGTTACCTCTGAGGAGAGGAGGAATCTTGGACCTTATTCCTTACTCCTTATAGCGTTGGTGCTTTATAACTTACTTTATTTCCAAACAGGTAACACGCTAAATTTCCTTGCGCTGGAGCACACTCGTAATTCACTTGCTGGGTTCAACTATCCCTCGACCTGGTATATCTCGTTGACGGCCATCATTGAAATTGCCCTTGGCCCCGTATTAGCCGGTATTTGGGTGAAATTAGGTTCACGTCAACCTCATGCCGCAGCAAAGGTGGGCCTCGGAGCAGCTTTGGGTGGTGCCGGCTTTCTCATCATTGCGGCGGGAGCGTGGTTCAGCGGAGGAGATGTCCTCATCCCCGCTTTGTGGATGGTGGCGTGTTATGTCTTTCTTGGGGTAGGTGACTTGGTCCTCCAAACATCGGGCATGTCAGCCACCACTAAATTAGCCCCGCGAGCTTTCGCCTCTCAAACCATGGCCTTGTGGTTTGCTGCTATGGCTTTGGCTCAGGGAATCCAAGCTCAGATAGTGAAAACGTTCGACGCCGCTCAGGCGCCACTTTTCTTCGGCAGTCAAGGAGCTGTTGTTGTTAGCTATGGAGTACTCCTCATGCTGTTGAGTCCCTGGTTGCGTCGCCGAATGACCGCTATTTCTTAA
- the guaB gene encoding IMP dehydrogenase yields MSDQRVSTGGDDPNKVALVGLTFDDVLLLPAESDVIPSEVDTSTQLSRNISLGIPVISAAMDTVTEARMAVAMARQGGLGVLHRNLSIEEQAGNVEIVKRSESGMVTDPVTCSPDMTIADVDALCARFRISGLPVVDKDGILVGICTNRDMRFEPDVHRKVAEVMTPMPLVVAPEGVSKEEALNLLSNNKVEKLPIVDKSGKLTGLITVKDFVKSEQYPNASKDSAGRLLVAAGIGTGPDSWKRAHALVDAGVDALIVDTAHAHNRGVLEMVSQVKQEFGEKVDVIGGNLATRQAAAAMIDAGADAVKVGIGPGSICTTRVVAGVGAPQITAIMEASVPAKKAGVPIIADGGMQFSGDIAKALAAGASTVMLGSMLAGTTEAPGDIVVVNGKQYKRYRGMGSMGAMQGRGLSGEKRSYSKDRYFQSDVKSDDKLVPEGIEGRVPFRGSIDSITHQLVGGLRAAMGYTGSATIAELQRAQFVQITSAGLKESHPHHITQTVEAPNYH; encoded by the coding sequence ATGAGCGATCAGCGCGTGTCTACCGGTGGTGATGATCCGAACAAGGTGGCCCTCGTGGGTCTTACTTTTGATGATGTGCTGTTGTTACCGGCAGAGTCTGATGTGATTCCCAGTGAAGTTGATACTTCTACTCAATTATCGCGCAATATTTCGCTCGGGATCCCGGTGATCTCAGCGGCAATGGACACGGTGACTGAAGCTCGAATGGCAGTGGCTATGGCCCGCCAAGGCGGCCTCGGGGTTCTCCACCGCAATCTCTCTATTGAGGAACAGGCCGGCAATGTTGAGATTGTGAAACGCTCTGAATCAGGAATGGTCACTGACCCGGTTACCTGTAGCCCGGACATGACCATTGCCGATGTTGATGCTTTATGCGCTCGCTTTCGTATCTCTGGTCTGCCCGTAGTTGATAAAGATGGGATCTTGGTGGGTATCTGCACCAACCGAGATATGAGATTTGAACCAGATGTCCATCGTAAAGTTGCCGAAGTCATGACTCCCATGCCTCTTGTGGTAGCTCCCGAAGGGGTGAGCAAGGAGGAAGCACTCAACCTGCTGAGCAACAACAAGGTCGAAAAGCTACCGATCGTGGATAAATCCGGGAAATTAACCGGATTAATCACGGTGAAAGACTTCGTTAAATCTGAGCAATATCCCAATGCTTCGAAGGATTCCGCTGGACGGCTATTAGTTGCCGCCGGTATTGGCACCGGGCCGGATTCCTGGAAACGTGCCCATGCGCTAGTTGACGCCGGAGTTGACGCGCTCATCGTCGATACCGCTCACGCCCATAATCGCGGAGTCTTAGAGATGGTTTCTCAGGTAAAACAGGAATTTGGCGAAAAAGTAGATGTTATTGGTGGAAATCTTGCTACTCGCCAAGCGGCAGCTGCGATGATCGACGCCGGGGCAGATGCCGTGAAGGTGGGAATTGGTCCAGGATCCATCTGCACTACTCGGGTGGTTGCCGGCGTTGGCGCACCGCAGATTACCGCCATTATGGAAGCCAGTGTGCCAGCAAAGAAAGCCGGAGTGCCGATTATTGCCGATGGTGGAATGCAATTTTCCGGTGATATTGCTAAGGCATTAGCAGCTGGAGCAAGCACTGTCATGCTGGGGTCTATGCTGGCCGGAACCACCGAAGCCCCAGGTGACATTGTGGTGGTCAACGGCAAGCAATATAAGAGATACCGTGGCATGGGTTCCATGGGAGCTATGCAAGGACGTGGTCTTAGTGGAGAAAAGCGCTCCTATTCTAAGGATCGCTACTTCCAGTCCGATGTGAAAAGTGATGACAAACTCGTGCCGGAAGGAATTGAGGGACGAGTGCCATTCCGTGGCTCGATAGACTCCATTACGCACCAATTAGTAGGTGGCTTACGCGCAGCGATGGGCTACACCGGCTCGGCTACTATTGCAGAGCTGCAGCGGGCACAATTCGTTCAGATTACCTCCGCAGGGTTGAAAGAATCCCACCCGCACCACATCACCCAAACTGTTGAGGCGCCCAATTATCACTAA